The following are from one region of the Rhipicephalus microplus isolate Deutch F79 chromosome 1, USDA_Rmic, whole genome shotgun sequence genome:
- the LOC142768887 gene encoding uncharacterized protein LOC142768887, with translation MKAWMQYAGRDDLLSKPASLLYATHMVCSDHFTAQSFMGPGHTRLTRMAVPSVQPAAPCSLSVASSSDCDMAAEAALQGPAVEASKSGSHTLRCPDEQGGSSLVAGERIFADFVLPEKTLTSRSAVTKGTCVAGKLYVHFNTRVD, from the exons atgaaagcatggatgcagtatgctggacgcgatgatctcctgagtaagccggccagcctattgtacgcaacgcacatggtttgtagcgaccattttactgctcaaagtttcatgggccctgggcacacaaggcttacaagaatggctgttcccagtgtgcaaccagctgcaccat gttctctgagcgtcgcttcaagtagtgactgtgacatggctgcagaagctgcactgcaag gacctgcggtagaagcttcaaaaagcggctcccacacattgaggtgccccgatgaacagg gtggcagctcccttgtagctggtgaaagaatttttgctgatttcgtcttgccggagaaaaccttaaccagtcgttcagctgtcacaaaaggaacctgtgtggccggtaagttgtatgttcacttcaacaccagagtggattga